In Nocardia asteroides, a single genomic region encodes these proteins:
- the hpf gene encoding ribosome hibernation-promoting factor, HPF/YfiA family, translated as MPRGGTLDEPETTAEGGAGRADIVVKGRNVEVPDHFRIYVADKLSRLERFDPSIFLFDVELFHERNRRQRKSCQRVEITARGKGPIVRAEACADSFYAAFESVTAKLESRLRRTKDRRKVHYGEKTPLSVAEATAELVDETLFGRNGSTHAHPDAQAESEPDPWAPADESQGPGHIVRTKVHSAAPMTVDDALYQMELVGHDFFLFHDKETDRPSVVYRRHAFDYGLIRLA; from the coding sequence ATGCCGCGCGGCGGCACGCTGGACGAACCGGAAACCACCGCCGAGGGCGGAGCCGGCCGGGCCGACATCGTGGTCAAGGGCCGCAATGTCGAAGTGCCCGACCACTTCCGCATCTACGTCGCCGACAAACTCTCCCGACTCGAACGGTTCGACCCGTCGATCTTCCTCTTCGACGTCGAGCTGTTCCACGAACGCAACCGCAGGCAGCGCAAGAGCTGCCAGCGCGTCGAGATCACCGCGCGCGGCAAGGGCCCGATCGTCCGGGCCGAGGCCTGCGCCGACAGCTTCTACGCCGCCTTCGAGTCGGTGACCGCCAAGCTGGAGAGCAGGCTGCGCCGCACCAAGGACCGGCGCAAGGTGCACTACGGCGAGAAGACGCCGCTCTCGGTCGCCGAGGCCACCGCCGAGCTGGTCGACGAGACGCTCTTCGGCCGGAACGGCTCCACGCACGCGCACCCCGACGCCCAGGCCGAGAGCGAGCCCGACCCCTGGGCCCCCGCCGACGAGAGCCAGGGCCCCGGCCACATCGTCCGCACCAAGGTGCACTCCGCGGCGCCCATGACGGTCGACGACGCGCTGTACCAGATGGAGCTGGTCGGCCACGACTTCTTCCTGTTCCACGACAAGGAGACCGATCGGCCGTCCGTGGTCTACCGCAGGCACGCCTTCGACTACGGCCTGATCCGACTGGCCTGA
- a CDS encoding ComF family protein: protein MRTLLDLILPVECGGCGLPGLPWCPECASALDGPPTRLRPRTDPGVPCWALGPYAGPGRRAVLALKERGRRDLAAPLGYALARGLHRLRAPGRPLLLIPAPGRATAARRRGGDPVARTAAVAASWLPGCRMAPLLRSRHGTRDSVGLTPAQRRRNLAARVVVRPEVLATLSGTVNPQVFLVDDVLTTGATAAESVRVARRYRIPIHDVLVTCGT, encoded by the coding sequence ATGCGGACCCTGCTGGATCTGATCCTGCCCGTCGAGTGCGGCGGCTGCGGCCTGCCCGGCCTCCCGTGGTGCCCCGAGTGCGCGAGCGCGCTCGACGGCCCGCCGACCCGGTTGCGCCCGCGCACCGATCCTGGGGTGCCGTGCTGGGCGCTCGGCCCGTACGCGGGGCCGGGGCGGCGCGCGGTGCTCGCGCTCAAGGAGCGCGGCCGCCGCGACCTGGCGGCCCCGCTCGGCTACGCCCTCGCGCGCGGCCTGCACCGGCTGCGCGCCCCCGGCCGCCCGCTGCTGTTGATCCCCGCGCCCGGCCGGGCCACCGCGGCCCGTCGCCGCGGCGGCGATCCGGTGGCCCGGACAGCGGCGGTGGCGGCGAGTTGGCTGCCCGGTTGCCGGATGGCGCCACTGTTGCGATCGCGGCACGGTACGCGGGATTCGGTCGGGTTGACTCCGGCGCAACGCAGGCGCAATCTGGCAGCGCGGGTCGTGGTCAGGCCCGAGGTGCTCGCCACGCTGTCCGGGACAGTGAATCCGCAGGTCTTCCTGGTCGACGATGTGCTGACAACGGGGGCGACCGCGGCCGAGTCGGTCCGGGTCGCGCGGCGCTACCGGATACCCATTCATGACGTGCTGGTGACATGCGGAACGTGA